One Opitutales bacterium genomic window carries:
- a CDS encoding PAS domain S-box protein: MKSTLWLSALTQLSAIVATTTILGLILKSRGYSIFKRKGLHKEQVRQMGRLYDHSPKIWIATGAEGELIYANAPARKWLNIDLERILKEPSPLLRNLDEPLSQVADGHFHLHYTNGPHDGSSIEGDQTKLEFSDSSFTQIIQARDISEHRQHALSLKAVVAATSLSGKQLYSQTVQELAGAIERAQVLLTIPVEDRPRWQITEASSHPVNGHDNSQTFHLGSQPWDALQTHKFIAFPKQIPAEWSGNFPRGQSLLFRAILGSDERILGVLICVSEREIKDVFRVQSLLDLAAERLSNDLVEHERYTALQQTHAFYQQMLDAMPSMVWRSEADPSRRIAFNETWHAFRQSTRDEESGQRWLEGVPKSHRSELLERLNRRREEPASFSQTYPLIRHDGDIRWIQEEARPQWGTRGSLEAWVGTCTDITHRHHLEQEQRLFKQAVESSTAGIIIAALESTGVIIHHINHAFAQLTGYSASDVIGKRVVSVLGHGSSRESIHALKAAIGEKNQRIDSFRACHKDGHFIRLSLSVTQVPSVDSNTRHCVLTIHEEILNEMNEASTERAHINRQLKLAENELQDRSHQLDLEIRHRFRLERRLQLLRIVLDQIPEPTLVAIPSGQCQILNEAAIDDLEIRPGQDMEDWLKSKDASLSWTSIHAQIEDLITDQISLEIRQNGETNRFHLIGKTIHLGEETYISITWLNVSEHQHSDQKLLQQKEELEKASQSKSQFVAAMSHELRTPLNSILMLAEAVQDGIYGPISTLQAKSIKSLEDSGKHLLALINDVLDLSKIEAGKVELKKAPERPRYPSKNSAMLASIFSNNRLNAKTSISDAASMGCLEPWPVIDGAFHKYSSTYSPMR; encoded by the coding sequence ATGAAAAGCACTTTGTGGCTTTCAGCCCTGACCCAACTGTCTGCCATAGTCGCCACCACGACAATTTTAGGCCTCATACTTAAAAGCAGAGGGTACAGCATATTCAAACGTAAGGGCCTACATAAAGAGCAGGTGCGTCAAATGGGGCGACTCTATGATCATTCCCCTAAAATCTGGATCGCTACAGGAGCAGAAGGGGAACTGATCTATGCCAATGCTCCCGCTCGAAAATGGCTCAACATAGACCTTGAGCGTATTCTCAAAGAACCGAGTCCATTGCTGCGCAATCTGGACGAACCCCTCTCACAGGTCGCCGATGGGCACTTCCATCTCCACTATACGAACGGCCCCCATGACGGCTCATCCATCGAAGGAGACCAAACCAAGCTGGAATTTAGTGATAGTTCGTTCACTCAAATTATCCAGGCACGTGACATCTCGGAGCACAGGCAACACGCGCTCAGCCTCAAAGCAGTCGTTGCAGCCACCAGCCTATCGGGTAAACAACTTTATTCGCAAACGGTTCAGGAGCTTGCTGGAGCAATTGAACGCGCCCAGGTTTTGCTAACCATACCCGTCGAAGATCGACCTCGATGGCAAATCACTGAGGCGTCGAGCCATCCTGTCAACGGTCATGACAACTCACAGACATTTCACTTAGGAAGTCAGCCATGGGACGCACTCCAAACGCATAAATTCATCGCCTTTCCAAAACAAATTCCAGCCGAGTGGTCAGGAAATTTTCCACGTGGACAATCCCTTCTTTTCAGAGCCATTTTGGGATCAGATGAACGCATCCTCGGAGTCCTCATCTGCGTGAGTGAGCGTGAGATTAAAGATGTTTTTCGCGTGCAGTCTCTGCTGGATTTAGCAGCCGAGCGCCTGAGTAACGACTTGGTTGAACACGAAAGGTATACGGCATTGCAGCAGACACATGCCTTTTATCAGCAAATGCTTGATGCCATGCCCAGCATGGTTTGGAGATCCGAAGCAGACCCCTCGCGACGCATTGCTTTCAACGAAACCTGGCACGCATTTAGACAATCTACACGCGACGAAGAATCAGGCCAACGCTGGCTAGAAGGCGTTCCGAAGTCACATCGAAGCGAGCTGCTAGAACGACTCAATAGACGACGCGAAGAACCCGCTTCGTTCTCCCAGACCTATCCACTGATTAGGCATGATGGCGACATCCGTTGGATTCAGGAAGAAGCTAGACCGCAATGGGGCACTCGAGGCAGTCTTGAGGCGTGGGTAGGCACTTGCACCGACATCACGCATAGACATCACCTAGAACAGGAACAACGGCTGTTTAAACAAGCAGTAGAGTCGAGCACCGCCGGTATCATTATAGCAGCGCTCGAGTCGACCGGAGTAATCATCCATCATATCAATCATGCATTCGCGCAGCTGACCGGATACAGTGCTAGTGATGTGATCGGCAAACGCGTAGTCAGTGTCTTAGGTCACGGTAGCTCGCGGGAATCAATTCATGCGTTAAAGGCCGCCATCGGTGAGAAAAATCAGCGTATCGATTCTTTCCGAGCGTGCCATAAAGACGGCCATTTCATTCGCCTGTCCTTATCTGTTACTCAAGTGCCGTCAGTTGACAGCAACACACGTCATTGCGTCCTCACGATACACGAAGAAATACTGAACGAGATGAACGAAGCATCCACCGAGCGCGCTCATATCAACCGACAGCTCAAATTAGCAGAAAACGAACTCCAAGATCGATCACACCAGTTAGACTTAGAGATCAGACATCGCTTCCGGCTCGAGCGCCGATTACAGCTTCTGCGGATTGTTCTCGACCAAATCCCTGAACCCACCCTGGTAGCCATACCCTCGGGCCAGTGCCAAATCCTGAACGAAGCTGCTATCGATGATCTCGAGATACGCCCCGGCCAAGATATGGAAGACTGGTTGAAATCAAAAGATGCCAGTCTCTCTTGGACTTCCATCCATGCGCAGATCGAGGACCTGATTACGGACCAAATCTCATTAGAAATTAGACAAAATGGAGAAACCAATCGATTCCATCTGATTGGAAAAACGATACATTTGGGCGAGGAGACTTATATCTCAATCACCTGGCTAAACGTATCAGAGCACCAGCACTCCGATCAAAAACTCTTACAGCAGAAAGAAGAGCTCGAAAAGGCATCGCAGAGTAAAAGCCAATTTGTTGCTGCCATGAGCCATGAGCTGCGCACTCCTCTGAACTCTATCTTGATGCTAGCCGAGGCCGTTCAAGACGGGATCTATGGCCCCATTTCAACTCTACAGGCAAAATCGATCAAAAGTTTAGAAGACAGCGGCAAGCACCTACTCGCCCTGATCAACGACGTCCTAGATCTGTCCAAAATAGAAGCTGGAAAAGTAGAACTGAAAAAGGCCCCGGAAAGGCCCCGGTATCCGTCAAAGAACTCTGCGATGCTAGCCTCGATCTTCTCAAACAACAGGCTGAACGCAAAAACATCGATCTCAGATGCAGCATCGATGGGTTGTCTGGAACCTTGGCCTGTGATCGACGGCGCTTTTCACAAGTACTCGTCAACTTACTCTCCAATGCGGTAA
- a CDS encoding response regulator, with protein MACDRRRFSQVLVNLLSNAVKFTPIGGIVSLEVTEDEEADILTFAVADTGPGIPKAQMNRLFEPFVQLDSGNSRKQDGSGLGLSLARELTQIHGGFIDVFSDEGVGSRFSVTLPRGDVGRTPLATREPEAQANLNDSPTTISLESRAILVVDDHLKNQQLVRDFLVSRNYEVLTASDGKSAVERALFAQPDLVLMDIQMPGMDGFEAIRLIRRDPTGRYIPIIAMTAMAMEGDRETCIDAGANDYISKPIRLNELATMIEHHIRSHTTL; from the coding sequence TTGGCCTGTGATCGACGGCGCTTTTCACAAGTACTCGTCAACTTACTCTCCAATGCGGTAAAGTTCACGCCAATCGGTGGAATCGTGTCTCTAGAAGTCACAGAGGATGAAGAGGCTGATATCCTGACTTTCGCGGTCGCAGATACAGGGCCTGGGATTCCCAAAGCTCAGATGAATCGCCTTTTTGAGCCCTTCGTTCAACTGGATTCAGGGAACAGTCGCAAACAAGATGGTAGCGGCCTCGGCCTCTCACTCGCTCGCGAACTGACTCAAATTCACGGTGGATTCATCGATGTATTCAGCGATGAGGGGGTCGGAAGTCGTTTCTCTGTCACCCTGCCGCGCGGCGATGTGGGTCGGACTCCGTTGGCGACGCGCGAACCCGAAGCTCAAGCAAACCTTAACGATTCGCCCACCACCATCTCACTCGAAAGTCGAGCCATCCTGGTCGTGGATGATCATCTAAAAAACCAGCAGCTAGTTAGAGACTTCCTAGTCTCCAGAAACTACGAAGTGCTCACCGCCTCCGACGGAAAGTCAGCTGTCGAACGCGCCTTATTTGCACAACCCGATTTAGTTCTGATGGATATCCAGATGCCCGGCATGGACGGTTTCGAAGCGATCCGCCTCATTCGCAGAGACCCCACCGGGCGCTATATCCCCATCATCGCGATGACGGCCATGGCTATGGAAGGCGACCGAGAAACGTGCATCGATGCAGGAGCGAATGATTATATTTCTAAGCCTATTCGCCTCAACGAACTTGCCACTATGATCGAGCACCACATCCGCAGCCACACCACACTGTAA
- a CDS encoding PIN domain-containing protein, whose translation MPRIQGYEMRRARTVVDTWLSSPVARILTLQENHMQEVIRLMAESNCSGLLASDASLAVYAMKHRAVLHSNDSDFSRFSGLNWRNPLVV comes from the coding sequence TTGCCACGAATCCAAGGCTACGAGATGCGTCGCGCGCGCACCGTGGTTGATACATGGCTGAGCTCGCCAGTCGCACGGATATTGACTCTTCAAGAGAACCACATGCAGGAAGTTATCCGATTAATGGCTGAGTCTAATTGCAGCGGTTTATTGGCCTCAGATGCTTCACTTGCAGTCTATGCCATGAAACATCGCGCAGTGCTTCATTCGAATGACAGCGATTTCAGCAGGTTTTCAGGATTGAATTGGAGAAACCCACTTGTTGTTTAG
- a CDS encoding ATP-dependent Clp protease ATP-binding subunit, whose protein sequence is MEPMNNFTPRAQQVLALARKEADRFHHNYVGTEHLLLGLINLGQGVAVNVLQKMGLDLETVRNAVEKQVGSGPDTKPSGNIPYTPRVKKVLALSGKEAKALNHSYVGTEHILLGLLREGEGVAARVLKSLDVDIDRCRNEILAELDPNFTGGDPDEGPANAGGSSGGGAQPVGGGGGDEKKDVKTPALKAFGRDLTELAMKGDLDPVIGRKKEIRRVIQILCRRTKNNPVLIGEAGVGKTAIVEGLALEISSGVVPEILADKKVITLDLALMVAGTKYRGQFEERIKAVMDEIRRTKNVILFIDELHTIVGAGAAEGAMDASNIFKPALSRGELQCIGATTLAEYRKYIEKDSALDRRFQSVKVDAPSVEDSVQILKGIRHKYEEHHKVVFTDKAIESAVKISDRYVNGRFLPDKAIDVLDEAGARARIDSLKRPPEIESLSDEIDEVCAKKEDAISKQDFEEAAKFRDREKHLRAHREEVLDDWKKNREEQQITVDDEDMMRVVSDWTGIPLNRMEQKDSKKLLELESDLQGELIGQDVATEVIAKALRRSRADLKDPRRPIGSFMFLGPTGVGKTHLAKILADRMFGDQDAIIQIDMSEYMEKFSVSRLIGSPPGYVGYEEGGQLTEAVRRKPYSLVLFDEIEKAHPDVVQLLLQVLEDGRLTDSLGRKVDFRNTILIMTSNVGAEILQKNNTLGFSIDPDGHDDFEKVKSKILDETKKVFKPEFLNRLTEIVIFQGLKKKHMKQIVELELKKVSKRLAEHKMTFEFTEDAKDFLIEKGYDDKYGARPLRRAVERYLEDNLAESLLRGDVKKGEPLLVVLNKAGDNLDFEALEDAAPSVGSSDV, encoded by the coding sequence ATGGAACCGATGAATAACTTTACCCCCCGCGCCCAGCAAGTTTTAGCACTAGCGCGAAAAGAGGCGGACCGTTTCCACCACAATTATGTGGGCACGGAACACCTGTTATTGGGCTTAATCAACCTTGGGCAGGGAGTAGCCGTCAACGTTCTGCAAAAGATGGGACTCGACCTCGAAACGGTGCGCAATGCCGTTGAGAAACAAGTGGGTAGTGGCCCAGATACTAAACCTTCTGGAAACATTCCCTACACACCACGCGTTAAAAAAGTGCTCGCTTTATCTGGAAAAGAGGCGAAAGCGCTCAACCACAGCTACGTAGGCACAGAGCATATTTTATTGGGTCTCTTGAGAGAAGGCGAAGGTGTTGCGGCTCGGGTGTTGAAATCATTGGATGTCGACATTGATCGTTGCCGTAATGAGATCCTTGCCGAGCTCGACCCCAACTTTACGGGCGGAGATCCTGATGAAGGGCCTGCAAATGCTGGAGGTTCGAGCGGAGGTGGAGCACAGCCCGTCGGAGGAGGCGGCGGCGACGAAAAGAAGGATGTCAAAACACCAGCCCTCAAAGCTTTCGGCCGTGATTTGACCGAGCTCGCCATGAAGGGCGATCTAGATCCGGTTATCGGACGGAAAAAGGAGATCCGCCGCGTCATTCAGATTCTCTGCCGCAGAACGAAGAATAACCCAGTTCTTATTGGCGAAGCGGGGGTGGGTAAGACCGCCATCGTAGAAGGCTTAGCCTTGGAAATTTCTAGCGGCGTGGTGCCAGAGATCCTCGCTGACAAGAAAGTCATCACACTTGACCTGGCCCTAATGGTTGCCGGAACGAAGTATCGCGGCCAATTTGAAGAACGTATCAAGGCGGTGATGGATGAGATCCGTCGCACGAAAAACGTTATTCTTTTCATCGACGAGTTGCACACCATCGTGGGTGCGGGTGCGGCCGAGGGAGCAATGGACGCTTCAAATATTTTTAAGCCTGCTCTCAGCCGTGGTGAGCTGCAATGCATCGGAGCCACGACGCTTGCCGAATATCGCAAATATATTGAGAAGGACAGCGCGCTGGATCGTCGCTTCCAGTCGGTCAAAGTCGATGCACCGAGTGTCGAAGATTCGGTGCAGATTCTCAAGGGTATCCGTCACAAATACGAGGAGCACCACAAGGTTGTCTTTACCGACAAGGCTATTGAGTCGGCCGTCAAGATTTCTGATCGGTATGTCAACGGACGCTTTTTACCAGATAAGGCGATCGACGTGCTCGATGAAGCTGGAGCCCGAGCGCGTATTGATTCTCTAAAGCGTCCACCTGAAATCGAAAGCCTCAGCGATGAGATAGATGAGGTGTGCGCCAAAAAAGAGGACGCGATTTCAAAGCAGGACTTCGAAGAGGCAGCCAAATTCCGTGATCGCGAGAAGCATCTCCGTGCTCACCGAGAAGAGGTATTGGACGATTGGAAAAAGAACCGCGAGGAGCAACAGATCACCGTCGACGATGAGGATATGATGCGCGTGGTTTCGGATTGGACCGGTATCCCACTCAACCGCATGGAGCAAAAAGACAGCAAAAAGCTGCTTGAGCTGGAATCGGACCTGCAAGGTGAACTCATTGGCCAAGACGTTGCAACGGAGGTTATTGCCAAGGCACTCCGCCGTTCACGCGCAGATCTGAAAGATCCGCGTCGCCCGATTGGTTCTTTTATGTTCCTCGGACCTACTGGGGTCGGTAAGACACATTTGGCTAAGATCCTTGCGGACCGCATGTTCGGTGATCAGGACGCTATCATTCAGATCGACATGTCGGAATACATGGAGAAGTTCAGCGTTTCCCGTTTGATCGGCTCGCCTCCTGGTTATGTCGGTTACGAAGAAGGCGGTCAGCTTACCGAGGCAGTGCGTCGCAAGCCCTACAGTCTCGTTCTTTTTGATGAGATCGAGAAGGCACATCCTGATGTCGTTCAGTTGCTCTTGCAGGTGCTCGAAGATGGACGCCTGACCGATAGTTTGGGTCGCAAGGTAGACTTCCGGAATACCATCCTCATCATGACGTCCAACGTCGGTGCGGAAATTCTTCAGAAAAATAACACCCTCGGCTTCAGCATAGACCCTGACGGGCATGACGATTTTGAAAAGGTGAAGAGTAAGATCCTGGATGAGACCAAGAAGGTCTTCAAACCAGAGTTCCTCAATCGCCTCACCGAGATCGTTATCTTCCAAGGCCTCAAAAAGAAGCACATGAAGCAAATCGTGGAGCTCGAGCTGAAAAAAGTCAGCAAGCGTCTTGCTGAGCACAAAATGACCTTTGAGTTCACCGAAGATGCTAAGGACTTCCTGATCGAAAAGGGTTACGACGACAAGTATGGGGCTCGTCCGCTACGCCGCGCCGTAGAGCGATACCTCGAAGACAACCTCGCGGAGTCGCTTCTTCGTGGAGACGTCAAAAAGGGTGAGCCTCTTCTCGTGGTTCTCAATAAGGCAGGTGACAATCTCGACTTTGAAGCCCTTGAAGATGCCGCGCCCAGCGTCGGATCTTCGGACGTTTAG
- a CDS encoding protein arginine kinase, with translation MTFRSSDVVITSRVRLARNLSDFPFPGRASSAQNRDVLSRCRDAVCDLRPMESGEFVPMEDLSDLERQVLVERHLISRELCESNGSAVMLSKDRSCAIMINEEDHFRMQVLLPGFSLKETWKTMSEIDTALERHLEFAFSLKLGYLTACPTNLGTGLRASMMLHLPGLVMSNLMDKVVRSVNQLGIAVRGLYGESSEASGSLFQISNQQTLGEEEGHIIERLSNVLKTVIEHETNARLKLVEGNKARIFDKIGRAFGILQNGHLLSSNEAMNSLSLVRLGLDLGLIPEEHRLMLDQLFIECQPAHIQLRAGAEISPDERDLLRATRVREAFQNLPKLGFDRFELSAL, from the coding sequence ATGACTTTCCGATCTTCTGATGTGGTGATCACATCACGAGTTAGGTTAGCGCGCAACCTGAGTGACTTTCCATTTCCTGGCAGAGCCAGTTCGGCCCAAAATAGAGACGTTTTGTCGCGGTGTCGTGACGCAGTCTGTGACCTTCGTCCGATGGAGAGTGGAGAATTTGTCCCGATGGAGGACCTAAGTGATCTAGAGCGGCAAGTTTTGGTAGAGCGCCATCTCATAAGCCGTGAGTTGTGTGAGTCTAATGGCTCAGCAGTGATGCTTTCGAAAGATCGTTCCTGCGCAATTATGATCAATGAGGAAGATCACTTCCGTATGCAGGTATTGCTCCCCGGTTTTTCTCTCAAGGAAACCTGGAAGACGATGTCAGAAATAGACACCGCGCTGGAGCGTCATCTCGAATTTGCTTTTTCGCTGAAGCTCGGCTATCTCACAGCCTGCCCCACCAATCTGGGAACTGGCCTGCGCGCAAGTATGATGTTGCATTTGCCTGGGCTCGTGATGTCCAACCTGATGGACAAAGTGGTCCGCTCTGTTAATCAACTTGGCATCGCAGTCCGTGGTCTCTATGGGGAAAGTTCCGAGGCGTCAGGGAGCCTCTTTCAAATTTCCAACCAGCAAACTCTTGGCGAGGAGGAAGGGCATATAATCGAACGCTTGAGCAATGTCCTCAAGACGGTGATCGAGCATGAAACGAATGCGCGTCTCAAGCTCGTGGAAGGGAATAAGGCACGTATCTTCGACAAGATTGGCCGTGCCTTCGGGATTTTGCAGAATGGGCACCTTTTAAGCTCAAATGAGGCAATGAATTCTTTGTCATTGGTTCGACTTGGTTTGGACCTCGGGTTGATTCCTGAGGAACACAGGCTAATGTTAGACCAATTATTCATCGAATGTCAGCCAGCGCACATACAATTGCGCGCTGGAGCTGAAATTTCGCCCGATGAGCGCGACTTACTAAGAGCAACCCGAGTTCGCGAAGCTTTTCAAAACTTACCGAAGCTCGGATTTGACCGATTTGAATTATCTGCACTGTGA
- a CDS encoding UvrB/UvrC motif-containing protein: MGKEIKCDVCGAPATVHLTQIIGNKIHKINLCEACAQKLGVMDPGGFSLADLIDKGLIPAPDSAEADDSRSEHACPSCGLTVSQLNKTGRLGCSECFEALEDEVLPMLERMQPGIQHSGKVPEAMLERARHREEMQELRDRLNGAISEERYEEAATIRDEIRDLEVSSGNDEVDA, from the coding sequence ATGGGCAAAGAGATCAAATGCGATGTTTGCGGAGCACCGGCGACCGTCCATCTCACGCAGATCATTGGTAACAAAATACACAAGATAAACCTCTGCGAAGCATGCGCGCAGAAGCTTGGCGTGATGGACCCCGGTGGATTCTCCCTGGCAGACTTGATAGACAAGGGATTGATTCCTGCACCCGATTCAGCCGAAGCGGATGACTCGCGTAGTGAGCATGCGTGCCCATCATGTGGGCTCACCGTATCCCAGCTGAACAAGACAGGTCGCCTCGGTTGCTCGGAGTGTTTCGAAGCGCTTGAAGACGAGGTGTTGCCAATGCTGGAGCGGATGCAGCCGGGCATACAACATTCCGGCAAGGTGCCGGAGGCAATGCTCGAGCGTGCGCGCCACCGCGAGGAAATGCAGGAATTGCGTGACAGACTCAACGGTGCAATTTCTGAAGAGCGCTACGAAGAAGCGGCCACGATACGAGATGAAATCCGTGACTTAGAGGTGTCCTCTGGAAACGACGAGGTCGACGCGTGA
- the purH gene encoding bifunctional phosphoribosylaminoimidazolecarboxamide formyltransferase/IMP cyclohydrolase → MARTALISVSDKAGLVPFAEALAKLDFRILSTGGTAHLLRDAGLEVTDVSDYTGFPEMMEGRVKTLHPKVHGGLLCRRDKTEHTTVAAEHGIDMIDLVVVNLYPFEATVAKTGVTVEEAIENIDIGGPSMLRSAAKNHASVTVVTDPTDYDRVIEAFQSGSDFLPLRKELALKVYQRTATYDAAISGYLAKVGYGPESDALPEAISLSLPKTEAMRYGENPHQAAALYGNFHDFFEQLHGKALSFNNIVDTQAAADLMDEFHGGAPTVAIVKHTNPCGVASGDSLRAAWDAAFETDRQAPFGGIIAMNHTCDLAIAEAIREIFCEIIIAPDFEPDALALLQKKKNLRLMRQLKSLKADRPLDIKTVVGGLLVQEADTEVDDVATFEVVTQRQPTEEEWASMLFGWKVVKHVKSNAVIYTKGSRTIGIGAGQMSRVDSSRIAVWKAGEAGLPLAGSTVCSDALIPFADGLVAAAEAGATACIQTGGSLRDDEVIAAADQHEMAMVITRTRHFKH, encoded by the coding sequence ATGGCTCGAACTGCATTGATTTCTGTTTCCGACAAGGCTGGCCTAGTGCCGTTTGCTGAGGCGCTAGCGAAGTTGGATTTTCGTATTTTGTCGACGGGGGGTACCGCGCATTTGCTGCGCGACGCTGGTCTGGAGGTGACCGATGTGAGTGACTACACCGGCTTTCCCGAGATGATGGAGGGGCGGGTCAAGACTCTCCACCCTAAGGTGCATGGTGGGTTGCTGTGTCGCCGTGATAAGACTGAGCATACGACGGTCGCCGCAGAGCACGGGATCGATATGATCGATTTAGTGGTGGTGAATCTATATCCTTTCGAAGCGACGGTTGCGAAAACAGGTGTCACGGTCGAAGAGGCTATTGAGAATATTGATATTGGTGGGCCTTCCATGCTACGCAGCGCGGCGAAAAACCACGCGAGCGTCACTGTGGTGACCGATCCGACCGACTACGATCGTGTGATTGAAGCCTTTCAATCTGGCAGTGATTTTTTGCCCCTCCGAAAAGAATTAGCTCTCAAAGTCTACCAGCGTACGGCAACGTATGATGCAGCGATTTCTGGATATCTAGCTAAAGTGGGGTATGGCCCAGAGAGTGACGCCTTGCCGGAAGCGATCTCTCTTTCACTACCCAAGACGGAAGCTATGCGCTACGGTGAGAATCCTCACCAAGCCGCAGCGCTTTACGGAAACTTCCATGATTTCTTTGAGCAGCTACATGGCAAGGCTCTGAGCTTTAATAATATCGTCGATACTCAAGCTGCTGCCGATTTGATGGATGAGTTCCACGGTGGCGCTCCCACTGTTGCGATCGTCAAACATACCAATCCGTGTGGTGTTGCTTCAGGTGACAGCTTACGTGCTGCATGGGATGCGGCGTTTGAGACCGACCGGCAGGCCCCGTTTGGTGGAATCATCGCAATGAATCACACCTGCGACTTGGCAATAGCAGAAGCCATCAGGGAGATTTTCTGTGAGATCATTATTGCTCCCGACTTTGAGCCCGATGCGCTCGCATTGCTCCAAAAGAAGAAGAATCTTCGACTGATGAGGCAGTTGAAGTCGCTTAAAGCAGACCGGCCTCTTGATATCAAAACCGTTGTGGGAGGGCTGCTCGTGCAAGAGGCCGATACAGAAGTCGACGATGTTGCTACGTTTGAAGTAGTGACCCAGCGCCAACCGACTGAAGAAGAATGGGCATCGATGTTGTTTGGCTGGAAAGTGGTCAAGCATGTGAAGTCTAACGCGGTCATCTATACCAAAGGCTCTCGAACCATTGGAATCGGTGCCGGACAAATGTCGCGTGTCGACAGTTCGCGCATTGCTGTGTGGAAAGCTGGTGAGGCTGGATTGCCACTTGCCGGGAGCACCGTCTGCAGCGACGCGCTGATCCCCTTTGCTGATGGATTGGTGGCGGCCGCCGAAGCGGGCGCTACAGCCTGTATTCAGACCGGTGGCTCACTGCGCGATGACGAAGTAATCGCGGCTGCTGACCAGCACGAGATGGCCATGGTGATTACACGCACGCGCCACTTTAAGCACTAA